The window CCGGGAGATGTTAGCCTCGGCAGAGTTTAAGGATGAGCGGGGTGAAGAACTGGCCCGAGCCAACTTCTCAGCAGCCACTGAACTGGCAGACCTTATGGTTAAAGAGGGAGGATTACCCTTCAGAACCGCCCACCAGATAGTGGGAAGAACTGTAAGCACTGCCCTGGATAAAGGTATGAAAGCTGAAGATGTTGATGCCCAGTTTCTGGATGATATTTCACAGGAATTGACTGGTAAAACCCTAGGCATAGATGAATCAATTGTGAAAAAGGCACTTGACCCCCAAGAAATCATTGGAAGTCGAAAAGTGATTGGTGGTCCTGCACCCTCCATGGTGCAGGAAGTGATTGATAACTTGAGGGAATTCGTTGATAATCCCTCCTAGAATATCTTTTTCTTTATTTTTGCATTAATACCCAATTAAAGTTTCATTATATTCTTATCTTGTATTTTATCCAAGTCTCAGAGTAATACAAAAATAAGAAAAAATATAAATTTCATGAGCATTTAGTAAAATTATGGTAACTAAATGGGAGTAGGAAACAGAGAGGAGGGGTTAAAATGTTAAAATTGTCTGTGGTTTATGATAACAATCAAAAAAGAGAGGATCTAACCCCATCATGGGGCTTTTCTTCCTTTATTAAAACACATGATAAATCCGTGTTATTTGATACTGGTGCAGATTCTCAGATACTCATGGATAATATGGAGAAAATGGGATTAGATCCCCATGATATTAATGCGATAATCATCTCTCACACCCACCGTGATCATACTGGTGGTTTGAGGGAACTGTTAAGGATCAATTCCAGTGCCAGTGTATATGTGCCAAATACAGGATTTAAAAGGAAACTGGAAAATAAGAAAAACGATGTGTTCCAGATCAGGAATTACCAGGAAATTTATCCTGGGATTTCAGTTATAAGCCATAACAATACCCAGGCACTGGTTTTAGATGGTGAAAATGGAATGTTCATGGCAGTGTCCCGTATACCTACAAAAGCCCTTGAAATAATGAAAAAAGCTCGAAAATTGATGGATAAAGATATTAATTTTCTTTTGGGTGGTTTTTGCCTTCACAACTCCTCAGAAACAGCAAAGATAATAAAGCCTATGGAACGATTAGGTGTCAGGAAAATCATGATCTGTCATTGTTGTGGGGAGTTGGATGAAAAGATTCTGATGGAAAAATTTGCAGGGGATTGTATTAGAGCAGGCGTTGGAAGCAGAAGCATGATCCAAGTTTAACTTTCCATGTCTTGAAATATTTTTTAAATCATGAAAAAGATAATCCTGATTTCAATTATAAAAAGATTTGAAAGATGAATAAAACC is drawn from Methanobacterium petrolearium and contains these coding sequences:
- a CDS encoding MBL fold metallo-hydrolase; the encoded protein is MLKLSVVYDNNQKREDLTPSWGFSSFIKTHDKSVLFDTGADSQILMDNMEKMGLDPHDINAIIISHTHRDHTGGLRELLRINSSASVYVPNTGFKRKLENKKNDVFQIRNYQEIYPGISVISHNNTQALVLDGENGMFMAVSRIPTKALEIMKKARKLMDKDINFLLGGFCLHNSSETAKIIKPMERLGVRKIMICHCCGELDEKILMEKFAGDCIRAGVGSRSMIQV